A part of Myxococcales bacterium genomic DNA contains:
- a CDS encoding AgmX/PglI C-terminal domain-containing protein, with translation MEKYRVWLAGAAAICVLFAMFALLKRPGAPSVREDEGGSSSTGASREPYAQSAWVEPPPAALDGGRQRLDPVAHAALQRQIHQALWTASGQTPPTGAAGPVGAPAGVTELSREYIQERIRADFKPMAIKCYEELLAREPDAGGRAVMEFTIVADEKLGALVEDSALGDGGTLTDPRFSTCLRESMSGVVFEAPPKGGKTTVRYPLIFSPGDDDAAAPSRSSR, from the coding sequence GTGGAAAAGTACCGCGTTTGGCTGGCCGGCGCCGCCGCGATCTGCGTGCTCTTTGCGATGTTCGCGCTCTTGAAGCGCCCGGGAGCGCCCTCGGTGCGCGAGGACGAGGGTGGTAGCTCATCCACGGGCGCCTCCAGAGAGCCCTACGCGCAGAGCGCCTGGGTCGAGCCGCCGCCCGCGGCGCTCGACGGGGGTCGGCAGCGCCTCGATCCTGTCGCACACGCGGCGCTCCAGCGCCAGATCCACCAGGCCCTCTGGACGGCCTCGGGGCAGACGCCGCCGACGGGCGCCGCTGGGCCGGTCGGCGCGCCCGCGGGCGTCACCGAGCTGTCGCGCGAGTACATTCAGGAGCGCATCCGCGCCGACTTCAAGCCCATGGCGATCAAGTGTTACGAAGAGCTGCTCGCGCGCGAGCCCGACGCTGGGGGACGCGCCGTGATGGAGTTCACCATCGTGGCCGACGAGAAGCTCGGCGCCCTCGTCGAAGACTCGGCGCTGGGCGACGGCGGCACCCTCACGGACCCACGGTTCTCGACCTGCCTGCGGGAGTCGATGAGCGGCGTCGTGTTCGAGGCGCCCCCCAAGGGAGGCAAGACCACCGTGCGGTACCCGTTGATCTTCTCTCCGGGCGACGACGACGCGGCGGCCCCGTCTCGTTCTTCGCGCTGA
- a CDS encoding YjbQ family protein, producing MRAHTEYFTYRAAKRELIHMTPTLDDVLKRSGVQEGFMLVSAMHITAGVFVNDDEGGLHEDIWKWLEGLAPFNANYNHHRTGEDNGDAHLKSLLVHHEVTVPITAGRLDLGPWQRVFYAEFDGERAKRVIVKILGL from the coding sequence GTGAGAGCCCACACCGAGTACTTCACCTACCGCGCGGCGAAGCGCGAGCTCATCCACATGACCCCGACGCTCGACGACGTGCTGAAGCGGAGCGGCGTCCAGGAGGGCTTCATGCTGGTGTCGGCGATGCACATCACCGCCGGCGTGTTCGTGAACGACGACGAGGGCGGGCTCCACGAGGACATCTGGAAGTGGCTGGAGGGGCTCGCGCCGTTCAATGCAAACTACAATCATCACCGCACGGGCGAAGACAACGGCGACGCCCACCTCAAGTCGCTGCTCGTGCATCACGAGGTCACCGTGCCCATCACCGCGGGCAGGCTCGACCTCGGGCCGTGGCAGCGCGTCTTCTACGCCGAGTTCGACGGCGAGCGCGCCAAGCGGGTCATCGTGAAGATCCTCGGGCTGTGA